A portion of the Paenibacillus marchantiae genome contains these proteins:
- a CDS encoding FAD-dependent monooxygenase, protein MKKNILVSGASFAGISTAYWMKQFGYNVTVVEIAEGLKKGGTPVNIREDTADIAKRMGLLDQIQSNKIDMELMEFKNSDDVTEKVEIREQLAEDEYEIERDVLLDIMFEAVQDDVEFIFGDSITSLKEESNGVEVVFKGGQKRSYDLVFGCDGIHSAVRKLYFGEEAEFSHFLKTYFSITIVDKLLIRENTTQMYNEPGKAVMLNSYNNKTDIVLCFSSEKELPYDYRNEEQQRDIILNQFSGLGWRTPELLEEVKNSKTFYFDKLCQMKMPSWTKGRVALVGDAGYCASPAAGMGGSLAIDGAAALADAFQKNHGNYELAFQEYNQSFRPFIEEVQANAEMMVDFLVPRTEEDIRERISQTASIKDI, encoded by the coding sequence ATGAAAAAAAATATTCTAGTTAGTGGGGCGAGTTTCGCCGGAATTTCAACAGCCTACTGGATGAAGCAGTTTGGCTACAACGTGACCGTTGTTGAGATCGCTGAAGGTCTTAAAAAAGGCGGCACACCTGTAAATATCCGCGAAGACACCGCCGACATCGCGAAACGTATGGGGCTTCTAGACCAAATCCAGTCGAACAAAATAGACATGGAATTGATGGAATTCAAAAATTCCGATGATGTCACTGAAAAAGTCGAAATCCGTGAGCAGCTTGCAGAAGATGAATATGAAATCGAGCGAGATGTATTGCTGGATATCATGTTCGAGGCTGTCCAAGATGACGTTGAGTTTATTTTCGGAGATAGCATTACGTCATTAAAGGAAGAAAGTAATGGCGTTGAAGTAGTTTTCAAAGGAGGACAAAAGCGCTCGTATGACCTGGTATTCGGCTGTGATGGTATTCATTCGGCCGTCAGAAAATTATACTTCGGCGAGGAAGCGGAATTTTCGCATTTTCTTAAAACGTATTTCTCTATCACGATCGTGGATAAGCTGTTGATCCGGGAGAATACGACACAGATGTACAACGAGCCGGGCAAGGCGGTCATGCTGAACTCTTATAACAATAAAACCGATATCGTGCTCTGCTTTTCTTCGGAGAAGGAACTCCCTTACGACTACCGAAACGAGGAACAGCAGCGGGATATCATTTTGAATCAATTTTCCGGACTAGGCTGGCGAACGCCGGAATTGCTGGAAGAAGTGAAGAACTCAAAAACTTTTTACTTTGACAAGCTGTGCCAAATGAAAATGCCGTCGTGGACAAAAGGCAGGGTAGCCCTAGTCGGTGATGCTGGATACTGCGCCTCTCCGGCTGCTGGCATGGGTGGATCACTCGCAATAGATGGAGCGGCAGCGTTGGCTGATGCTTTCCAAAAAAACCATGGGAATTATGAACTTGCGTTCCAAGAATATAATCAGAGTTTCCGTCCTTTCATCGAGGAAGTTCAAGCAAACGCAGAAATGATGGTAGATTTTCTAGTCCCACGAACTGAAGAAGACATTCGCGAAAGAATTTCGCAAACGGCATCCATCAAGGACATATAA
- a CDS encoding NPCBM/NEW2 domain-containing protein, with the protein MKKMIAIATSAALLVGLSSEAGYAAGSQLSSVSNATVTNQAGDRGTIVPTVASVKLFDLYGKDILNAYNDVFKMNTTHIKSITNNGGNYSSSTINKGIDGDINTHWETGKPNSSTFTNEVVLLLDESTTLNRIVYAARQTGAKGKGFAQEFEIYSSMTDAGDDFTLVSTGEYKGSTGDVVEMKFAPTAFKRIKFVFKKANQDWASAAEFAFYKEDALSDKMNKLFTDNTYSQVSGEFNTVEKITALENEAKSHPLYSQFKAQLDVAQKIVSGELQTAGMIITAEQHGDMKKHAQQNLRFSMGTNNQPTGLVAMPGDTINVYVDVDSTDKVPSLIFSQQEGAWNSWAKGVQLRPGKNTIVVPENPTTSAYAHDVTKGGPIYIVNPYTSEEQGQAPRIRFEDVERFPMMTQDSDPAEFKAFLNDYKQRLNADKAAHPNIKDREMIDVVEMVSDRIIFTGTATQAYNEFITKSQNPVATLTGYDVWINRLFDYFGLDGRSENHDPKLIRENIRLMQPYGAMYAAGDHTGIQAETVPLMLQDFGKVYPGWGLSHEIGHRMAVGEREYGEVSNNMLPMLMSVERNSIDTRIPFESDIYKYVIQENKVAMEQQGLFARLGAFWQLELAHPGYWAELNSLYRDRKVSLPNGESSRQQYLVEFSSEVLGQDLSSFFARHGFTVNPETKVKVSKYQASNKLWYLNNSVVHYEGTGIANKNVPININISSNAAAKTNTLTFNMDKAYKEDLLGYEIYRDNVLVGFTGTDQFVDANVDMAQNYTYKIIGYDKKLNALSPVEVKAFKPMLSVEEHITLKLNQAFDPISYVKAANYQGKDLTDTIAVKTNNVDITTKGIYEVVYEIKNEGTTETKTAHVTVTSDYVYASDLDTASASVGWGSLKKDKAPSGSAITLVRQGLAAMYTKGLGVHANSEVVYNIEDKGYDFFESYIGIDQAVKGNAASSATFEIYVDGEQKFSSDVFKSSTEHEFVQIPVTGAREVKLVTTDANHNGNTADHTVWADAKFTNNASLPTLTVPEEMATVKLNSEFDVLKGVEAFDAEDGNLTAQVEVNLNGFNPGKSGTYQVQFKVTDSDGNTVTKTRQIVVYSASPYASDLNWESAKTDYNVVRKDKASSNNPIKLLVNGAIQEFEKGIGTHANSEIVYNLAHNNYAYFETIVGVDRNIPEQNNSSVKFSILADGQEVYNSGLMKYGTEAKRVQIPLAGVQQLKLIVDNAGNGNASDHADFADAKFLVLNSVPTLTIPKSISMKVGQTLQIDENYKAVDAEDGDLTSSVVVTGREQVNFNRVGEYPITYTVADSDGNVVTQTRTIAVVNMEDYKYLTDVDWTSTQNSYAAPQKDISISNHALRLTDENNREVIYDRGIGAHSNSTIVYDLSDKNYDYFTSYVGVDRQMYGSVGSVSFEVYVDGDKKFDSGVMNSRDPQKFIEVDINGAKELKLVVTDGGNGNGSDHATWGDTKLHFVNAARLYTGDLEQVVTDAKVINLDGYTEESAAAFTASLSAAEEILANKEVKQEEVDTALAALQAAIAGLTEVDLNASIVIQDEYLRDSIKTTLGITGDLTLGDMLKLTTLNSKSGRVKSLEGLQYANNLVTLDITGNAITDFSPLKGLTKLANLLANPQIIEVGELTGPSIEVTNLVTGIDGNKVIPYSASVRNNKTFKETLINVSEWEQNPDKFTLDMSNEEKGYYTFNLIYEVKGNLIGLIYMINHQ; encoded by the coding sequence ATGAAAAAAATGATTGCAATCGCTACATCTGCAGCACTACTCGTTGGCCTGTCAAGTGAAGCAGGGTATGCTGCAGGAAGTCAACTATCCAGTGTTTCTAATGCTACTGTGACAAACCAGGCAGGGGATCGTGGCACTATTGTACCCACTGTGGCATCCGTTAAACTGTTTGATTTATACGGAAAAGACATTTTAAATGCTTATAATGATGTCTTTAAAATGAACACTACTCATATTAAGTCAATCACTAATAATGGGGGGAACTACTCAAGTTCCACCATAAATAAGGGGATTGATGGAGATATAAATACACACTGGGAAACAGGTAAACCCAATTCTTCAACATTTACAAATGAGGTCGTACTTCTTTTGGATGAATCGACTACATTAAATAGAATCGTGTACGCAGCTAGACAAACTGGAGCTAAAGGGAAAGGATTCGCTCAAGAGTTTGAGATTTACAGTTCAATGACGGATGCAGGCGATGATTTCACGTTAGTATCCACGGGGGAGTATAAAGGCTCCACAGGTGACGTAGTTGAAATGAAATTTGCGCCAACAGCATTTAAGCGAATCAAGTTTGTCTTCAAGAAGGCAAATCAAGATTGGGCGAGTGCGGCTGAGTTTGCTTTTTATAAAGAAGATGCTCTGTCGGATAAGATGAACAAACTGTTTACGGATAATACATATAGTCAGGTTAGCGGGGAGTTTAACACAGTAGAGAAAATAACTGCTTTGGAAAATGAGGCAAAGTCCCATCCTTTATATTCTCAGTTTAAAGCTCAGCTTGATGTAGCCCAAAAGATCGTGAGCGGTGAACTGCAAACCGCAGGAATGATCATTACAGCTGAACAACATGGCGATATGAAGAAGCATGCGCAGCAAAACTTAAGATTTAGTATGGGCACCAATAACCAGCCTACCGGACTTGTAGCCATGCCGGGCGATACGATTAACGTATATGTGGATGTCGATTCTACTGATAAAGTGCCTTCATTAATCTTTTCGCAGCAAGAAGGTGCTTGGAATAGCTGGGCAAAAGGAGTGCAATTGCGTCCTGGAAAAAATACGATCGTGGTACCTGAAAACCCTACAACCAGTGCTTACGCCCATGATGTAACAAAAGGTGGACCTATCTACATCGTTAATCCTTATACGTCTGAAGAGCAAGGCCAAGCGCCTCGTATTCGTTTTGAAGATGTAGAACGATTCCCGATGATGACGCAGGACTCTGATCCGGCCGAATTTAAAGCTTTCTTGAACGATTATAAACAAAGATTAAATGCAGATAAAGCAGCCCATCCGAACATTAAAGACCGTGAAATGATCGACGTAGTTGAAATGGTGAGTGATCGTATTATTTTCACAGGTACGGCTACACAAGCCTACAATGAGTTTATTACGAAGAGTCAAAATCCTGTGGCTACCTTAACGGGTTATGATGTATGGATTAATAGATTATTTGATTACTTTGGTCTAGATGGCCGCAGTGAGAACCATGATCCTAAGCTTATTCGAGAGAATATTAGATTAATGCAGCCGTATGGTGCGATGTATGCAGCAGGTGACCATACTGGAATTCAGGCTGAAACCGTACCTTTGATGCTACAAGATTTCGGCAAGGTATATCCAGGTTGGGGTTTATCGCATGAGATCGGGCACCGCATGGCTGTAGGTGAACGGGAGTATGGTGAGGTCAGCAATAACATGTTACCTATGTTGATGTCAGTAGAGCGTAATTCCATAGATACACGCATCCCATTTGAATCGGATATTTATAAATATGTTATTCAAGAAAATAAAGTAGCGATGGAACAGCAGGGTCTTTTTGCGAGACTTGGCGCATTCTGGCAATTAGAATTGGCCCATCCAGGGTACTGGGCGGAGTTAAATAGTCTATATCGAGATCGTAAAGTATCCCTTCCTAATGGGGAAAGCTCCAGACAACAATATTTAGTAGAATTCTCGTCAGAAGTATTAGGTCAGGATTTGAGCAGCTTTTTTGCTAGACACGGTTTTACAGTTAATCCCGAGACCAAAGTGAAGGTAAGCAAATACCAGGCGTCCAACAAGTTATGGTATTTAAATAATTCAGTCGTCCACTATGAAGGAACAGGGATCGCTAATAAAAATGTTCCTATCAACATCAATATTAGCTCGAATGCAGCAGCAAAAACGAATACGTTGACCTTTAATATGGATAAAGCCTACAAGGAAGATTTGCTGGGTTATGAAATATACCGGGACAATGTCTTAGTTGGATTTACGGGTACGGACCAATTTGTAGACGCCAATGTCGATATGGCTCAAAACTATACCTATAAGATCATTGGTTATGATAAAAAATTGAATGCGCTGAGCCCGGTAGAGGTTAAGGCATTCAAACCAATGCTATCGGTTGAAGAGCATATTACGCTCAAGCTGAATCAGGCTTTTGATCCAATCAGCTACGTTAAGGCAGCGAATTATCAAGGGAAAGATCTTACCGATACTATCGCTGTAAAAACAAATAACGTGGATATCACGACAAAAGGAATTTATGAGGTTGTCTATGAAATCAAGAATGAAGGAACTACCGAAACCAAAACGGCGCACGTAACCGTAACAAGTGATTATGTGTACGCCTCCGATCTGGATACGGCATCAGCTAGTGTAGGCTGGGGCTCCTTGAAGAAGGACAAGGCACCATCAGGTAGCGCAATTACTTTAGTAAGACAAGGTCTAGCTGCAATGTATACTAAGGGGTTAGGTGTTCATGCCAACTCTGAAGTTGTGTACAACATTGAAGACAAAGGGTATGACTTTTTCGAGAGTTATATTGGTATCGATCAGGCTGTGAAAGGTAATGCGGCTTCCTCTGCAACGTTCGAAATCTACGTCGATGGGGAACAGAAATTTAGCAGTGATGTGTTCAAATCGAGTACAGAACATGAATTTGTACAGATCCCTGTAACAGGCGCAAGAGAAGTGAAGCTCGTCACAACCGATGCGAACCACAATGGAAATACAGCGGATCACACGGTATGGGCAGATGCAAAGTTCACAAATAATGCTAGCCTACCTACGTTAACGGTTCCTGAAGAAATGGCTACAGTGAAGTTAAATAGTGAGTTTGATGTGCTGAAGGGCGTAGAAGCATTTGATGCCGAAGATGGTAATTTAACAGCACAAGTTGAAGTGAACTTGAATGGTTTCAATCCAGGTAAGTCTGGAACGTATCAAGTCCAATTCAAAGTGACTGACAGCGATGGAAATACCGTTACAAAGACACGACAAATCGTTGTTTACAGCGCCAGCCCCTATGCAAGCGATTTGAACTGGGAGTCGGCTAAAACAGATTATAATGTGGTTAGAAAAGATAAAGCCAGTTCGAACAATCCAATCAAGTTACTCGTCAATGGTGCAATTCAAGAGTTTGAAAAGGGAATTGGAACACACGCCAATTCGGAAATCGTATATAATCTTGCCCATAATAACTACGCCTATTTTGAAACGATCGTAGGTGTCGATCGCAATATTCCGGAGCAGAATAACTCCAGCGTGAAGTTCAGTATTCTGGCAGATGGCCAAGAAGTGTATAACAGTGGATTGATGAAATATGGTACAGAAGCCAAAAGGGTTCAAATCCCGCTTGCGGGTGTACAGCAATTGAAGCTAATCGTAGATAATGCAGGTAACGGAAATGCTTCTGATCATGCTGATTTTGCAGATGCAAAGTTCCTTGTACTAAATAGTGTGCCAACACTTACGATACCGAAATCGATATCGATGAAAGTAGGACAAACCCTCCAGATCGATGAAAATTATAAAGCCGTGGATGCTGAGGATGGGGATTTAACTTCTAGTGTAGTGGTTACGGGAAGAGAGCAAGTGAATTTCAATCGAGTTGGAGAATATCCAATCACTTACACTGTAGCGGATAGCGATGGTAATGTAGTGACGCAAACACGTACGATCGCTGTCGTTAACATGGAGGATTACAAGTATCTGACAGATGTTGATTGGACTTCTACCCAAAATAGCTATGCTGCTCCGCAAAAGGATATTTCGATTAGTAATCATGCTTTGAGATTAACGGATGAGAATAATCGTGAAGTAATCTATGACAGAGGCATTGGAGCACATTCGAACTCTACGATTGTGTATGATTTAAGCGATAAGAATTATGATTACTTCACGTCCTATGTGGGTGTAGATCGGCAAATGTATGGTTCTGTCGGCTCTGTAAGCTTTGAGGTTTATGTGGATGGAGATAAGAAATTCGACAGTGGAGTTATGAACTCTAGAGATCCGCAAAAATTCATTGAAGTAGACATTAACGGAGCGAAAGAGCTTAAATTAGTCGTGACAGATGGTGGAAATGGCAATGGATCTGACCATGCCACATGGGGAGATACAAAGCTACATTTTGTCAACGCGGCTAGACTATATACTGGAGATCTGGAACAAGTTGTTACAGATGCTAAAGTGATTAATCTTGATGGGTACACAGAGGAGAGTGCTGCGGCGTTCACCGCTAGCTTATCCGCCGCCGAGGAGATCCTGGCTAATAAGGAAGTTAAGCAAGAAGAAGTGGATACAGCACTAGCGGCATTACAGGCAGCAATAGCTGGATTAACCGAAGTTGATTTAAATGCGTCGATTGTCATACAAGATGAATATTTAAGAGACTCTATTAAGACAACGCTAGGAATAACGGGAGATCTAACCCTTGGCGATATGCTGAAGTTGACAACACTTAATAGTAAATCTGGAAGAGTTAAATCCCTAGAGGGGTTGCAGTACGCAAATAACTTGGTGACGTTAGATATCACAGGCAATGCAATTACGGATTTCTCGCCATTAAAAGGGTTAACCAAACTCGCTAACTTGTTGGCAAATCCTCAAATCATTGAAGTAGGAGAGCTAACGGGCCCTAGCATTGAAGTCACAAATTTGGTTACAGGAATAGATGGTAATAAAGTGATCCCCTATTCAGCAAGTGTTAGAAACAATAAAACGTTTAAAGAGACACTGATCAATGTGAGCGAATGGGAACAGAACCCCGACAAGTTTACTTTAGATATGTCCAATGAAGAAAAAGGATATTACACCTTTAACTTGATATACGAGGTAAAAGGTAATCTTATAGGATTGATCTATATGATAAATCACCAATAA
- a CDS encoding NUDIX hydrolase has protein sequence MTFPTHIVSSGGIVEDGNGNILLVKAHDDGWVYPGGITEVGENLIDGVIREIKEESGIDAEVNHLINVVSNTAIHKWYDGVTDVPTKVMFDFVCKAVGGELATSDETSECSWVPKENVLDWITLPAIRMRYEAYLNFNGSVNYIEYVTGNMSECDVKLQKRV, from the coding sequence ATGACGTTTCCGACACACATTGTCTCATCAGGTGGAATTGTAGAAGATGGAAATGGAAATATCCTATTAGTAAAAGCCCATGATGATGGTTGGGTGTATCCTGGTGGTATAACTGAAGTTGGAGAAAATCTGATTGACGGTGTGATTCGTGAAATAAAAGAGGAAAGTGGAATTGACGCTGAGGTTAACCATTTAATTAATGTTGTTTCGAATACAGCGATACATAAGTGGTATGACGGTGTGACGGATGTTCCCACAAAGGTTATGTTTGATTTCGTGTGCAAAGCTGTAGGTGGAGAGTTAGCGACTTCTGATGAAACGAGCGAATGTAGTTGGGTTCCAAAGGAAAATGTTCTGGATTGGATTACATTACCCGCCATCCGCATGCGTTATGAAGCATATTTGAACTTTAATGGCTCTGTGAATTATATCGAATACGTCACTGGGAATATGTCAGAATGTGATGTCAAGCTTCAAAAGCGTGTTTAA
- a CDS encoding NupC/NupG family nucleoside CNT transporter → MHYLISVVGLVIVLLLAWLASNNKRKIKYRPIIIMIVIQLGLGLIILKTSIGEFLIKGFADSFSKLLGYANEGTNFVFGGIANEGAHTFFLFVLMPIVFMSALIGILQHYKILPFIIKYIGLVLSKVNGMGKLESYNAVAAAIVGQNEVFISVKNQLGLLPKHRLYTLCASAMSTVSMSIVGSYMTMLEPKYVVAALILNLFGGFIITSIINPYEVTAEEDIVEVKEEGKQTFFEMLGEYIMDGFKVAIVVGVMLVGFVGIIALINGVFSGIFGISFQGVLGYVFAPIAFMIGVPWHEAVHAGSIMATKLVANEFVAMLDFVKIQDGLSGRTTAIVSVFLISFANFGSIGTIVGAVKGLNEKQGNIVARFGLKLLYGATLVSVLSAIIIGIIF, encoded by the coding sequence ATGCATTATCTAATTTCTGTTGTTGGTCTGGTTATTGTTCTATTACTAGCCTGGCTTGCAAGTAATAATAAACGGAAAATCAAATATCGTCCAATCATCATAATGATTGTTATTCAGTTAGGTTTGGGATTAATTATACTAAAAACGAGTATAGGCGAATTCTTAATTAAAGGGTTTGCCGATAGTTTTTCGAAATTACTTGGATATGCCAACGAAGGAACGAACTTTGTTTTTGGTGGGATTGCCAATGAAGGAGCTCATACCTTTTTCCTGTTTGTGTTGATGCCAATTGTTTTTATGTCAGCATTAATAGGAATCCTGCAACATTACAAAATACTGCCGTTCATTATCAAGTATATTGGTCTGGTGCTAAGTAAAGTAAATGGCATGGGAAAATTGGAATCTTATAATGCAGTTGCAGCCGCAATTGTAGGACAGAATGAAGTATTTATTTCTGTGAAAAATCAGCTTGGATTATTGCCAAAACATCGCTTGTATACATTATGTGCATCTGCAATGTCAACGGTATCCATGTCCATTGTTGGTTCATATATGACGATGCTGGAACCTAAATATGTAGTAGCTGCATTAATTTTAAACCTATTTGGCGGCTTTATCATTACATCCATCATTAATCCGTATGAAGTTACAGCAGAAGAAGATATCGTTGAAGTTAAGGAAGAGGGCAAACAAACGTTTTTTGAAATGCTGGGCGAATATATTATGGATGGATTTAAAGTAGCCATCGTAGTTGGGGTAATGTTAGTTGGTTTTGTTGGAATCATTGCTTTAATTAACGGGGTCTTTAGTGGCATATTTGGAATATCATTTCAGGGAGTTCTAGGGTATGTCTTTGCACCAATTGCCTTTATGATCGGTGTGCCATGGCATGAAGCGGTTCATGCGGGGAGTATCATGGCAACGAAGCTGGTTGCGAATGAATTTGTTGCCATGTTAGACTTTGTTAAGATTCAAGACGGTTTAAGTGGGCGTACTACAGCTATTGTTTCCGTTTTTCTAATCTCATTTGCTAACTTTGGGTCCATTGGTACTATCGTGGGTGCAGTAAAAGGGCTGAATGAAAAACAGGGGAATATTGTTGCTCGCTTTGGATTGAAGCTGTTATATGGCGCAACACTTGTAAGCGTTTTATCCGCTATAATTATCGGAATTATATTTTAG